In one Emcibacter nanhaiensis genomic region, the following are encoded:
- a CDS encoding aldehyde dehydrogenase family protein: MTSYSLIIDGQKVETADTFDILNPATRELVGKAPIATKADLDAAVAAADKAFQSWSRESNETRKQACLDMAKVLEDNMGELSRLLTMEQGKPLGGMGSEFEMGACMAWAGAQANFELPVKVIEDSDAQRIELHRQPLGVVASITPWNWPLMIAIWHIVPAIRTGNTVVLKPSPFTPLSTIRMVELLNTVLPAGVLNVVTGTDELGQWMTDHDNIKKVVFTGSCATGKKVMQSAAGTMKRLTLELGGNDAAIVLPDTDVSKMAEKIFGGAFINSGQTCAAIKRLYVHDDIYDEVCETLTKIAEATPVGNGLEQGVLMGPIQNKMQYDKVVGLVEDAKTRGARILCGGEPMDGPGYFYPLTLVADISDGTRLVDEEQFGPVLPIIRYSDLDEVIGRANNSEFGLSGSVWSSDLAKATEVAKKLECGTSWVNAHALIAPHVPMGGVKSSGMGVEFGEEGLAEYTDIHVISIDKS; encoded by the coding sequence ATGACAAGCTATTCTCTGATCATTGACGGTCAAAAGGTAGAGACCGCAGACACATTCGATATTCTGAATCCCGCGACCCGGGAACTGGTTGGTAAGGCGCCGATCGCGACCAAGGCCGATCTTGATGCCGCCGTGGCGGCCGCCGACAAGGCGTTCCAAAGCTGGAGCCGGGAGAGCAACGAGACGCGCAAGCAGGCCTGCCTCGACATGGCCAAGGTGCTGGAAGACAATATGGGTGAGCTCAGCCGCCTGCTGACCATGGAGCAGGGCAAGCCGCTTGGCGGTATGGGCTCCGAATTCGAGATGGGCGCGTGTATGGCCTGGGCCGGGGCGCAGGCCAATTTCGAGCTTCCGGTCAAGGTGATCGAGGACAGCGACGCCCAGCGCATCGAACTGCATCGTCAGCCGCTCGGCGTGGTGGCGTCCATCACCCCCTGGAACTGGCCGCTGATGATTGCCATCTGGCATATCGTGCCCGCAATCCGCACCGGCAACACGGTGGTGCTCAAGCCGTCGCCCTTCACTCCGCTCAGCACCATCCGCATGGTGGAGCTGCTCAATACGGTGCTGCCGGCCGGCGTCCTCAATGTGGTGACCGGTACCGATGAACTGGGCCAGTGGATGACCGACCATGACAATATCAAGAAGGTGGTCTTCACCGGCTCCTGCGCGACCGGCAAAAAAGTGATGCAGAGTGCCGCCGGGACCATGAAACGCCTGACCCTGGAGCTGGGCGGCAACGACGCAGCGATCGTGCTGCCCGACACCGATGTGAGTAAAATGGCCGAGAAAATCTTCGGCGGCGCCTTCATCAACAGCGGCCAGACCTGCGCCGCCATCAAGCGGCTCTATGTCCATGACGATATCTATGATGAAGTCTGTGAAACCCTGACCAAAATCGCCGAGGCGACACCGGTCGGCAACGGCCTGGAGCAGGGCGTGCTGATGGGGCCGATCCAGAATAAGATGCAGTATGACAAGGTGGTCGGTCTGGTCGAAGACGCCAAGACCCGGGGGGCGCGGATCCTGTGTGGCGGCGAGCCGATGGACGGCCCCGGCTATTTCTACCCCCTGACCCTGGTCGCCGATATTTCCGACGGCACCCGCTTGGTCGACGAGGAACAGTTCGGGCCGGTGCTGCCGATCATCCGCTACAGCGATCTGGACGAGGTCATCGGGCGGGCCAACAACAGCGAGTTCGGGCTCAGCGGCTCGGTCTGGTCTTCCGACCTCGCCAAGGCCACCGAAGTGGCCAAGAAACTGGAATGCGGCACTTCCTGGGTCAATGCCCACGCCCTGATCGCGCCCCATGTGCCCATGGGCGGCGTCAAATCCTCCGGCATGGGGGTTGAATTCGGCGAGGAAGGCCTGGCTGAATATACCGATATCCATGTCATCAGCATCGACAAGAGCTGA